The following DNA comes from Methanothermus fervidus DSM 2088.
AAAGGTGTAGTACTTGACAATTTTTCATTTATAAATCCTTGTATGTCATCAATACTTCCAATAGAATTTGTTATTTGTTTCAATCTTCCACTAAGACCTTTATTTTTCCTCTTTAACTTTTCTTTATCTTTAATTTTTTGTGTTTTAACTTTCTTTTTTTCTATTCTTTCAACAGGTTTTTTTATTTCTTTTTTTTCAATCTTAGGCTTAGGTTTGATAGTTTCAATAGCTTTTTTTAATCTTTCGATTTTTGGTTTTTTAGGTTTTGGTTTTTCTTTTAAAACAGGTTCTTTTCTTTTTGATTCAATGCTCTTTATAGGTCTCTTAAGTTCTCTTATGTCAGTAGAAATGCCAGAAATAGCTATTAATGTCATTAAAAGACCTATCACAAATAGTATCACACCAACAACATACATAAAAAAGTTTGGAGGGATTGTAAATCCAAAAGTTATCACTATGTAAGCACCAAGAATTAATATGAAAGGCGCTGTTAATGCTAAAGCAATGTATTTCATTAATTATCCTCCAAAATATTATCAATTATAAATTTTAAAATATTATATTTATGAAGTTTTTGCTCGTGCAAGATCTTCAAGAGTTCTCTCCAAAATATACCTAGCATGGTCTTGTTTATGTCTAATGTTTATAAGCCCTTTTGGATAATCAAAAATTAGCAACTCATCATGTAAATTTTTAATTGAATTACAAATTTTTTCTGCCTCATCTAAATCATTCTTAACCAATTTTTCTAAAAAATATCTTCTAAGTTCACCTATTAGATCACCAATGCCAAGTAAATAATGAGACTCTGGGATTCCAATTTCCTCTGGAAGAGGAAAATCTTTCTTATTTATATAATTATAAAATAACAATGCCTCTACATATTCTTGGTGTGCATTCCTAACATATCCTGCATAATACAAATCGGGGTGATCTTTAAGCATTTTTCTGAGTTTTTTAACTAATTTTTCTGCATTCCTTAATTTTTCAGTTGCTAAATCTAACTCATCTTTATGTAATGCTCTTATACATTCTCCTGACAATCTTATTATCTTTCTAGTTATTTGTAAAGTTTCTTCTCTTAAT
Coding sequences within:
- a CDS encoding Translin (COGs: COG2178 RNA-binding protein of the translin family~InterPro IPR002848~KEGG: tsi:TSIB_0976 translin like protein~PFAM: Translin~SPTR: C6A339 Translin like protein~PFAM: Translin family), whose amino-acid sequence is MKNVIKKIKKVLDKKDELREETLQITRKIIRLSGECIRALHKDELDLATEKLRNAEKLVKKLRKMLKDHPDLYYAGYVRNAHQEYVEALLFYNYINKKDFPLPEEIGIPESHYLLGIGDLIGELRRYFLEKLVKNDLDEAEKICNSIKNLHDELLIFDYPKGLINIRHKQDHARYILERTLEDLARAKTS
- a CDS encoding hypothetical protein (KEGG: mth:MTH1901 hypothetical protein~SPTR: O27923 Putative uncharacterized protein); amino-acid sequence: MKYIALALTAPFILILGAYIVITFGFTIPPNFFMYVVGVILFVIGLLMTLIAISGISTDIRELKRPIKSIESKRKEPVLKEKPKPKKPKIERLKKAIETIKPKPKIEKKEIKKPVERIEKKKVKTQKIKDKEKLKRKNKGLSGRLKQITNSIGSIDDIQGFINEKLSSTTPLREIGESNIIWSFDDSKLDETLRKIIMSGKKEILMTYPWIREMNLDVVKKLISVDNCKLIVQEANLDDEIATSILKLLIDNGVKIKVMENIPTIAAVVDNKQGILISTDPIYDSFEVGSVYKDKESVSKIKKLFEEAWGISKEIGGKLT